One region of Vitis vinifera cultivar Pinot Noir 40024 chromosome 1, ASM3070453v1 genomic DNA includes:
- the LOC100266338 gene encoding copper-transporting ATPase RAN1 → MAPSFGGLQLTPFSSGGRKTLPDDDAGDLEDVRLLDAYKEDDSGLEEGMRGIQVRVTGMTCAACSNSVEGALRDVNGVLRASVALLQNRADVVFDPKLVGEEDIKNAIEDAGFDAEIMSEPSRTKPHGTLLGQFTIGGMTCAVCVNSVEGILRKLPGVKRAVVALATSLGEVEYDPTIISKDDIVNAIEDAGFEASFVQSSEQDKIILGVTGISNEMDALILEGILTSIRGVRQFLFDRTLGELEVLFDPEVISSRSLVDGIEGGSNAKFKLHVKNPYTRMTSKDLEESSNMFRLFTSSLFLSIPVFLIRVVCPHIPLVDSLLLLRCGPFLMGDWLKWALVSLVQFVIGKRFYIAAGRALRNGSANMDVLVALGTSASYFYSVCALLYGAVTGFWSPTYFEASAMLITFVLLGKYLESLAKGKTSDAIKKLVELAPATALLLVKDKGGRFIEEQEIDAMLIQPGDVLKVLPGTKVPADGIVMWGSSYVNESMVTGESAPVSKEVNSPVIGGTMNLYGALHIQATKVGSNAVLSQIISLVETAQMSKAPIQKFADFVASIFVPTVVAMSLLTLLGWYVSGTLGAYPKQWLPENGNYFVFALMFAISVVVIACPCALGLATPTAVMVATGVGANNGVLIKGGDALERAQKVKYVVFDKTGTLTQGKATVTTAKVFTGMDHGEFLTLVASAEASSEHPLAVAIVEYARHFHFFEEPSTTKDAQDHSRETRFSGWLLDVSEFSALPGRGVQCFIKGKRVLVGNRKLLTESGVTIPTDVENFLVNLEESAKTGVLVAYDDTAVGVLGVADPLKREAAVVVEGLLKMGVIPVMVTGDNWRTARAVAKEVGIQDVRAEVMPAGKAEVIHSFQKDGSIVAMVGDGINDSPALAAADVGMAIGAGTDIAIEAADYVLMRSNLEDVITAIDLSRKTFSRIRLNYVFAMAYNVIAIPIAAGVFFPWLGIKLPPWAAGACMALSSVSVVCSSLLLRRYKKPRLTTILEITVE, encoded by the exons ATGGCGCCGAGTTTCGGAGGCCTCCAGCTCACGCCGTTTTCATCCGGCGGCAGGAAGACGTTGCCTGACGACGATGCCGGCGACCTAGAGGACGTGCGGCTCCTCGATGCTTACAAGGAGGACGACTCTGGGTTGGAGGAAGGTATGAGGGGGATTCAGGTGAGAGTCACGGGGATGACCTGCGCTGCTTGCTCCAATTCCGTGGAGGGAGCTCTCCGGGACGTCAATGGTGTCCTGAGGGCCTCCGTGGCGCTGCTTCAGAACAGGGCTGACGTGGTTTTTGACCCCAAATTGGTTGGG GAAGAGGATATAAAAAATGCTATTGAAGATGCTGGGTTTGATGCAGAGATTATGAGTGAACCCAGTCGAACGAAGCCACATGGGACCCTGCTGGGGCAGTTCACGATAGGAGGTATGACATGTGCTGTGTGTGTGAACTCCGTTGAAGGAATCTTGAGAAAGCTTCCTGGTGTCAAGAGGGCTGTAGTTGCCTTGGCAACTTCATTAGGTGAAGTTGAGTATGATCCTACAATTATTAGTAAAGATGATATAGTCAATGCCATTGAAGATGCTGGTTTTGAAGCTTCATTTGTACAGAGCAGTGAGCAGGATAAAATCATACTAGGGGTTACTGGGATATCTAATGAGATGGATGCACTGATTTTAGAAGGCATACTCACCAGCATAAGAGGTGTGAGACAATTTCTATTCGACCGGACGTTAGGAGAACTTGAAGTTCTCTTTGATCCTGAAGTTATCAGTTCTAGATCCTTAGTTGATGGAATTGAGGGTGGAAGCAATGCTAAGTTTAAATTACATGTCAAGAACCCTTATACGAGAATGACTTCTAAAGATCTAGAAGAATCCTCAAACATGTTTCGGCTCTTCACCTCTAGTTTGTTTCTCAGT ATTCCTGTCTTTCTCATACGAGTTGTTTGCCCTCATATACCTCTGGTGGATTCATTATTGCTCTTGCGATGTGGACCCTTTCTAATGGGTGATTGGTTGAAATGGGCATTAGTCAGTCTTGTTCAATTTGTCATTGGGAAGCGTTTCTATATTGCTGCCGGTAGAGCACTTCGAAATGGTTCAGCGAACATGGATGTTTTGGTTGCATTGGGAACTTCAGCCTCATACTTTTACTCTGTTTGTGCACTTCTGTATGGTGCAGTCACTGGGTTTTGGTCTCCAACTTACTTCGAAGCAAGTGCCATGCTAATAACATTTGTATTATTGGGGAAATATTTGGAAAGTCTTGCTAAGGGGAAGACATCAGATGCGATCAAGAAGTTAGTAGAACTTGCACCAGCAACGGCTCTGTTGCTTGTCAAAGATAAAG GTGGAAGGTTCATTGAAGAACAAGAAATAGATGCTATGCTAATTCAGCCTGGTGACGTATTGAAAGTTCTTCCTGGTACAAAGGTTCCTGCTGATGGTATTGTCATGTGGGGTTCAAGTTATGTCAATGAGAGTATGGTAACAGGTGAATCTGCACCTGTTTCGAAGGAAGTCAATTCACCAGTTATTGGAGGTACAATGAATTTATATGGTGCCCTTCACATACAAGCCACCAAAGTAGGATCTAACGCAGTTTTGAGCCAGATAATTAGTTTGGTTGAGACAGCTCAGATGTCCAAAGCTCCTATTCAGAAGTTTGCTGACTTT GTTGCCAGTATTTTTGTTCCAACAGTTGTTGCTATGTCGTTGCTGACACTATTGGGCTG GTATGTTTCTGGCACTCTTGGTGCTTACCCAAAGCAATGGCTGCcagaaaatggaaattattttgtttttgcacTTATGTTTGCAATATCAGTTGTGGTGATTGCATGCCCCTGTGCCTTGGGCCTGGCAACACCAACTGCTGTCATGGTTGCAACAGGGGTTGGGGCTAATAATGGTGTGCTGATAAAAGGAGGAGATGCTTTGGAAAGGGCTCAGAAGGTTAAGTATGTGGTATTTGATAAAACAGGCACCCTAACTCAGGGAAAAGCTACAGTTACAACTGCAAAAGTTTTCACAGGAATGGATCATGGAGAATTTCTTACTTTGGTAGCTTCTGCAGAG GCTAGTAGTGAACACCCACTGGCTGTAGCCATAGTGGAATATGCTCGCCATTTCCATTTCTTTGAGGAGCCTTCTACAACCAAGGATGCTCAAGACCACAGCAGAGAGACTAGATTCTCTGGATGGCTTCTGGATGTCTCAGAGTTTTCTGCTTTGCCTGGAAGAGGTGTCCAGTGCTTTATAAAAGGAAAACGAGTCCTG GTTGGTAATCGAAAGTTGCTGACTGAAAGTGGGGTCACAATCCCAACTGATGTAGaaaattttcttgtaaatttGGAAGAAAGTGCAAAAACAGGTGTACTTGTTGCATATGATGATACCGCAGTTGGTGTTTTGGGGGTTGCAGATCCACTAAAGCGAGAAGCTGCTGTGGTTGTGGAAGGCCTTTTAAAAATGGGTGTCATACCAGTCATGGTTACGGGGGACAATTGGAGGACCGCTCGGGCTGTTGCTAAGGAG GTTGGCATTCAAGATGTAAGGGCAGAGGTAATGCCAGCAGGAAAAGCTGAAGTCATCCATTCCTTTCAGAAAGATGGAAGCATAGTTGCAATGGTGGGCGATGGTATTAACGACTCTCCTGCCCTGGCTGCTGCAGATGTTGGTATGGCAATAGGAGCAGGGACTGATATCGCCATAGAAGCTGCAGACTATGTGCTGATGAGGAGTAACTTAGAAGATGTAATCACAGCCATTGACCTCTCGAGGAAGACCTTCTCCCGCATCCGGTTGAACTATGTCTTTGCCATGGCCTACAATGTGATCGCGATTCCCATTGCTGCTGGGGTCTTCTTCCCTTGGCTAGGTATAAAGTTGCCACCATGGGCTGCTGGCGCATGCATGGCTCTCTCATCTGTAAGTGTTGTGTGCTCTTCTTTGCTTCTAAGGAGATACAAAAAACCAAGGCTTACAACTATACTAGAAATAACTGTAGAGTag